Proteins from a genomic interval of Solea solea chromosome 10, fSolSol10.1, whole genome shotgun sequence:
- the LOC131466376 gene encoding nucleosome-remodeling factor subunit BPTF-like isoform X4 translates to MRGRRGRPPKQAAVMREGSPGPVRGSRGGKNRGMRGRGRGRGRARGRGAGGGVSCTVSAEVETEISGRDNFNSSRGRRKVGGSIAAAASRGRGIRGRGRGSRGGRGSRGGVRRPQNKVVYDDNSDEEDDNISYRSEEDDLLNDNPSSDLEEEEEEALENDSDYVEELPYDDDDDASYCTESSFKSHSTLGSTPGRRRSRLAQPQSPILEAKDIPLLELPKPSEDLLVATSELLNVCAVYEVLRNFHSVLRLSPFRFEDFCAALASQEQCTLLAETHIALLKAILREEDTSNTTFGPADVKDSVNSTLYFVDGMTWPEVVRAYCESDPEYRHILPSQEREDYPYEPLDSKVKVLQFLVDQFLATNIAREELMSEGVVVYDDHCRVCHRLGDLLCCETCSAVYHLECVKPPLQEVPEDEWQCEVCVAHKVPGVADCIPEVQKSRPFIRQLPVGFDRHNRKYWFLNRRIVVEEDGEQEDKAIWYYSTKVQLAELIDRLDKEYWEADLYAALEEIRDEVHTHMDITEDLTNKARGGNKCFLTAANEEILDRLRAKKEEELEEVKRRAAEEALKARLEKEKEEMDLGKDGEVALKDGGQQDGKDGGTEEERKNDEATEEKKDGAKTEAENPSSNSVSGDGIPSLSQPPHTSEENSNSSMGARLPSRGPEPPDLADKSSQSSMASLDDTGDGKDSANGETTGIGSKKSSATRMVTRLRNPDSKLSQLKNQQVAAAVHEANKGFKEGKEVLVVNAQGDITRISTRSSKDVVMKGTLSQYFKLGQEGKFRVYHNQYSSNALALNKHQHREDHDKRRHLSHKFCMTPAGEFKWNGSIHGSKVLTVSTLRFTIVQLENNVPAPFMHPNWASHRTNWIKAVQMCSKAREFALALAILECAIKPVAMLPVWKDSLGHTRLNRMTSMEREEKEKVKKREKKLEDEETMQQATWVKYTFPIKHQVWKQKGEEYRVTGYGGWSWISKTYVQRFVPRLPGNTNANYRKELEDAKLGKKCTLLDLSRRPSVAAPEAQEPAALTSEAKDQGLCSLSSPATERLMSVESDEGMEVEKKEELSDKEKLEQLPVDESPVKTEMDLSESQVDETQGSSVQEDKASIKLDPTGAERPFNYDVVDVSNGFLTRIPYKKVKSSKLDGLLDRRVKQHVIEEKQRPQLCSSKPKTSTTASPTLTPALSTPVRPRSPLKPQTLAPTHLALGSAVKVEENSTTQIQGPSEVKGDSPTELAKTTEDIVTPPPPSGLNSTPKDICSAGTGGDSTSPQNPPTPLPQQLETNIVERTTGPRETNSDVSGQEAFKLPKVEETAQSTHGSVEQQAASGSSDVTTAALVENSGSAAPNLKLDPLRTSTIVPDQKSSEHTSPSKPVPQSPETLISGHICTEENGMGPEENQENVHEIGQHKSKSVCTPKPVSPLPQVNGNDGFVSESMLSNSVTSTNNGVLTNSPQPKVNSTVKIEEKGQVVSFKDSTQQKLLVNGDYAPVHGSTETGIKDPSLISQVDVENKMISEQDYKPPLKITRLETNLDALGSKTQSTQQHNNTSLCPSTETKSSSGVKIIRMAPSPIPSAEDSSLSDEFAEENSNSGTTQPLKTIITQVTTTSNTTTTTVVSSQTRTANATSNACEEVVSKESSAVSTLTTMTKTTVTKLCSSELDGQSEDSQSETATQEQRTLFASVSKSSTDTNGKTSVTSVAVHQEDVLTTKGRVHLLKFSRTKKTRSDTALPSYCKFVTKSSRKSIFVLQHDDLKVLARRGGFREVAVFSYNAKPAQDIWPYPSPRPTFGITWRYRLQTVKSLAGVSLMLRLLWACLRWDDMAVKPSAAVGTTRTETSDTEITTTEIIKRRDVGPYGIRSEYCIRKIICPLGVPETPKETHTPQRKGLRSSALRPKKPEPAKQTGPVVIETWVAEEELDLWEIRAFSERVEKEKAQAAEQAKKRLEQKPGSGTATPTGTPVASSTTPKVIVGTISGQGTPNTKVVLSTKMGTPVTFQQNKNFQQSFATWVKQGQSTQGAGTETTVATSGGHTFQITGTSVGGKVVTAKLPLPANSKIVTVNMPASQGGVVQQKVLGIIPSSTAGGAQTYTTFQPRTTTLNIRPNTPGSQQQVLTTGSTIRPGMTVIRTPLQQTGPLGKTILRTPLVVQQGQGGQQVVTQIIRGQAVSTAISGASPVATVTGQGVASPTTAGQAAGQTPPGTPRAQGQGQVKLTLAQLTQLTQKQQAGSGAERQAGVGGTQQALTVMVQGQGQTTGQLQIIPPGVTVIPGPGQQLMQASLPNGQVQRFLFTPLASAATPTSSTATTVPGQPNCASTKTPAQPAQQAAAPVQAGVPSLATTSSPTSATPQGQLPPQTQAHMPIQSPTSLQVKTQGGTAQLQLQQTPQLISMSGLQQQVQVLAQLQTQQGAGSLPQHIKLQLPIQIQQTGTTSAQGGQIGNVVAIQAASVQEQLQRIQQLREQQQQKKRQAAEAKREQALNAASQSDIIQKQVVMKQNAVIEHLKQKKTMTPAEREENQRMIVCNQVMKFILDRIDKDERQEAKRRKKEEVVEAKRRLANASKLSSLLYRHKESLKTEILKKRALLDKELQLEAQEELKRDLLRMRREKERAQAAAQQAAQAAAKAAHNQQQHTLAHAHGIAAPHHLATGPVTSAHKRKREEEREAATSAKSKKKKMISTTSTKDSKKDTKLYCVCKTPYDETKFYIGCDLCTNWYHGDCVGITEKEAKKMDDYICVECKRGQEGSTEELYCICQTPYDESQFYIGCDRCQNWYHGRCVGILQSEANHIDEYVCPQCQSTEDAMTVFTPLTDKDYEGLRRILRSLQAHKMAWPFLEPVDTNDAPDYYRVIKEPMDLSTMEERLQKRKYVKLTEFVADMTKIFDNCRYYNPSDSPFYQCAEVLENFFVQKLKSFKASRSHNNKLQSAVS, encoded by the exons ATGAGGGGGAGAAGAGGAAGGCCTCCCAAACAAGCAGCTGTGATGCGGGAAGGTTCACCCGGGCCAGTCCGCGGCTCTCGAGGCGGCAAGAACAGAGGGATGCGTGGACGCGGGAGAGGTAGAGGTCGTGCCCGGGGACGGGGAGCAGGTGGCGGCGTTTCCTGCACAGTCTCGGCGGAAGTGGAAACAGAAATCTCCGGCCGAGACAACTTTAATTCGTCCCGGGGCCGCAGGAAAGTTGGAGGCTCCATCGCGGCGGCGGCATCGCGGGGCAGAGGAATCAGAGGGAGAGGCAGGGGGTCAAGAGGCGGCCGCGGCAGCAGAGGCGGAGTGAGGCGTCCTCAAAACAAGGTGGTATACGACGATAACAGCGACGAAGAGGACGATAACATAAGCTACAGGTCTGAAGAAGACGATCTCCTGAACGACAATCCTTCGTCGGATCtcgaagaagaggaggaggaggccctgGAAAACGACTCTGACTATGTGGAGGAACTAccgtatgatgatgatgatgatgccagcTACTGTACGGAGAGTAGTTTCAAGAGCCACAGCACGCTCGGCAGCACCCCAG GCCGGAGAAGAAGTAGGCTGGCGCAGCCACAGTCTCCCATCCTTGAGGCAAAGGACATTCCTTTACTGGAGCTTCCCAAGCCCTCTGAGGACCTCCTGGTCGCTACCTCAGAGCTCCTCAATGTGTGTGCAGTCTACGAGGTCCTCCGCAATTTTCACTCAGTGCTGCGCCTCTCTCCATTCCGCTTTGAGGATTTTTGTGCGGCACTGGCCAGCCAGGAACAGTGCACACTGCTGGCAGAGACCCACATCGCCCTACTCAAAGCTATTCTCAGAGAGGAGGACACTTCCAACACCACGTTTGGTCCTGCCGACGTGAAGGACTCCGTTAACTCAACTCTGTATTTTGTGGATGGTATGACCTGGCCAGAGGTGGTGCGAGCGTACTGCGAGAGTGACCCGGAGTATCGGCATATTCTGCCTTCTCAAGAGCGTGAGGATTATCCGTATGAACCGTTGGACAGCAAAGTTAAAGTTCTTCAGTTTTTGGTGGATCAGTTTCTGGCAACCAATATTGCACGGGAGGAGTTAATGTCAGAAGGGGTGGTTGTCTACGACGACCACTGCAGGGTGTGCCATCGTCTTGGTGACCTGTTGTGCTGTGAGACATGCTCAGCAGTTTACCACCTGGAGTGTGTGAAGCCACCGCTTCAGGAAGTTCCCGAGGACGAGTGGCAGTGCGAAGTGTGCGTAGCACACAAGGTACCTGGTGTTGCAGACTGCATCCCAGAAGTGCAGAAGAGCAGGCCGTTCATTCGACAACTGCCAGTTGGCTTTGACCGACACAACCGCAAATACTGGTTCCTGAACCGCCGCATTGTCGT TGAAGAGGATGGTGAGCAGGAGGACAAAGCCATCTGGTACTACAGCACTAAG GTCCAGCTGGCTGAACTTATAGATCGCTTGGATAAAGAGTACTGGGAGGCCGACCTGTATGCAGCCCTGGAGGAGATAAGGGACGAAGTGCACACGCATATGGACATCACTGAAGACCTAACCAACAAAGCCCGTGGCGGCAACAAGTGTTTCCTCACTGCAGCCAATG AGGAGATCCTGGACAGGTTGAGGGctaagaaggaggaggagctggaggaggtgaaGCGGCGAGCTGCCGAGGAAGCCCTTAAAGCGCGCCtcgagaaggagaaggaggagatggATTTGGGGAAGGACGGGGAGGTTGCACTGAAAGACGGGGGACAGCAAGATGGCAAGGACGGAGGgacggaggaggagaggaaaaatgaCGAGGCcacagaggagaaaaaggaTGGCGCAAAAACTGAAG CAGAAAACCCATCGTCAAATTCTGTGAGTGGAGACGGAATACCCAGCCTGAGCCAGCCCCCCCACACCAGTGAAGagaacagtaacagcagcatgGGTGCCAGGCTCCCTTCCAGGGGTCCGGAGCCCCCAGACCTGGCTGACAAGTCGTCCCAGTCATCGATGGCAAGCCTCGATGATACAG GAGACGGTAAGGACTCGGCCAATGGTGAGACGACGGGTATCGGCAGCAAGAAGTCTTCAGCAACTCGCATGGTGACCCGGCTGAGGAACCCGGACAGCAAGCTGAGTCAGCTGAAAAACCAACAggtagctgctgctgttcatgaAGCCAACAAGGGCTTTAAAGAGGGCAAAGAG GTACTTGTTGTAAATGCACAGGGGGACATCACTCGCATCAGCACGCGTAGCAGCAAAGACGTGGTGATGAAGGGGACCCTCAGTCAATACTTCAAGCTTGGCCAGGAGGGCAAGTTCCGAGTCTATCATAACCAGTACAGCTCCAATGCCCTGGCCCTCAACAAGCACCAGCACAGAGAG GACCATGACAAGAGGCGGCATCTCTCGCACAAGTTCTGCATGACACCTGCAGGAGAATTTAAGTGGAATGGGTCAATTCATGGCTCCAAGGTTCTGACCGTCTCCACACTGAGATTCACCATTGTCCAATTGGAGAACAATGTTCCAGCACCATTCATGCACCCTAACTGGGCCTCACACAG GACAAATTGGATCAAAGCGGTGCAGATGTGCAGCAAGGCCAGAGAGTTTGCGTTGGCTCTGGCCATCCTGGAATGTGCCATTAAACCTGTGGCTATGCTGCCTGTCTGGAAGGACTCGCTTGGCCATACAAG GTTAAATCGTATGACATCCATGGAGCgtgaagagaaggagaaagtcaaaaaaagggagaagaagCTGGAGGATGAAGAGACGATGCAACAGGCCACCTGGGTCAAGTACACCTTCCCAATTAAACACCAG GTGTGGAAGCAGAAAGGAGAGGAGTATCGTGTTACGGGCTATGGGGGCTGGAGTTGGATCAGTAAGACTTATGTGCAGCGGTTCGTCCCCAGGCTTCCCGGCAACACCAATGCCAACTACCGCAAAGAACTGGAAG ATGCGAAACTTGGCAAGAAGTGTACCCTGCTGGATTTAAGCCGACGACCCAGTGTAGCCGCACCAGAAGCTCAGGAACCTGCTGCTTTAACCAGTGAAGCAAAAGATCAAGGCCTATGTAGCCTCTCCAGCCCGGCAACAGAACGCCTGATGTCTGTTGAATCTGACGAGGGGATGGAAGTTGAGAAGAAAGAAGAGTTGTCTGACAAAGAAAAGTTGGAGCAATTGCCTGTGGATGAATCACCTGTAAAGACGGAGATGGACCTGAGTGAATCACAAGTGGATGAAACACAAG GGTCCAGTGTTCAGGAGGATAAGGCTTCCATCAAGTTGGACCCCACAGGAGCTGAACGACCCTTCAACTACGATGTAGTGGATGTCAGCAACGGTTTCCTCACCCGCATCCCCTATAAGAAGGTAAAGTCCTCCAAACTGGACGGCCTGCTGGATCGCAGAGTGAAGCAGCACGTTATTGAAGAGAAGCAGAGGCCGCAGTTGTGCTCCTCCAAACCCAAGACTTCAACGACTGCTTCACCCACTTTAACCCCTGCTCTGAGCACTCCAGTCCGGCCACGGTCACCACTTAAGCCCCAAACTCTTGCTCCAACTCACCTTGCACTGGGCAGTGCAGTGAAAGTGGAGGAGAATTCCACAACACAAATTCAAGGTCCCAGTGAAGTAAAAGGGGACAGTCCCACAGAACTCGCTAAAACTACAGAGGATATTGTCACGCCGCCTCCTCCTTCTGGTTTAAATTCCACCCCCAAAGACATTTGCAGTGCAGGTACAGGGGGAGATTCAACTTCACCACAAAATCCGCCTACCCCCCTGCCCCAGCAACTGGAGACAAACATTGTAGAAAGGACTACAGGGCCAAGAGAAACTAACTCGGATGTTTCAGGGCAAGAAGCTTTCAAACTGCCTAAAGTAGAAGAAACGGCACAGAGCACTCACGGCTCTGTAGAGCAACAAGCAGCCAGTGGATCATCAGATGTTACCACTGCTGCACTTGTTGAAAATTCAGGGTCTGCGGCTCCCAATTTGAAATTGGATCCTTTAAGGACATCGACAATTGTACCTGACCAAAAAAGTAGTGAACACACATCTCCCTCTAAACCTGTTCCGCAAAGCCCAGAAACATTAATCTCTGGACATATATGCACTGAGGAAAATGGCATGGGGCCAGAGGAGAACCAAGAAAATGTGCATGAAATTGGACAACATAAATCCAAAAGTGTATGCACGCCGAAGCCggtttctcctctccctcaggTTAATGGTAATGATGGCTTTGTGAGTGAAAGCATGTTGAGTAACTCTGTCACGAGCACAAATAATGGTGTGCTCACCAACAGTCCCCAGCCCAAGGTgaacagcactgttaaaattgaagaaaaaggacaagTTGTGTCATTTAAGGACAGCACACAGCAAAAGCTTCTGGTGAATGGAGATTATGCACCTGTGCACGGCAGTACAGAGACCGGGATTAAAGATCCAAGTCTAATTTCACAGGTagatgtggaaaataaaatgatctcAGAACAGGATTACAAACCTCCTCTGAAGATAACCAGACTGGAAACGAACTTAGATGCACTTGGATCAAAAACTCAGAGCACtcaacagcacaacaacacgTCACTATGTCCATCTACAGAAACCAAATCCAGCTCTGGGGTCAAAATCATCAGAATGGCTCCCTCTCCCATACCTTCAGCAGAGGATTCCAGTCTGAGCGATGAATTCGCAGAAGAGAATAGTAACAGTGGAACGACCCAGCCATTAAAGACCATCATCACCCAGGTAACCACAACCTCTAATACCACCACAACAACCGTCGTTTCCTCACAGACAAGGACAGCTAACGCCACATCTAACGCATGTGAAGAAGTAGTATCGAAGGAAAGTAGCGCAGTGTCGACTCTTACAACCATGACCAAAACAACTGTGACCAAACTCTGTTCCTCTGAGCTCGATGGACAGTCTGAAGACAGCCAGAGCGAAACAGCGACACAAGAACAGAGAACGCTCTTTGCCTCTGTCAGTAAGTCGTCGACCGACACCAACGGCAAAACGTCGGTGACATCTGTCGCCGTCCACCAAGAAGACGTTCTGACGACAAAGGGACGTGTGCACCTCCTCAAGTTCTCCCGCACTAAGAAGACGCGCTCGGACACGGCTCTGCCTTCTTACTGCAAGTTTGTCACCAAGAGCAGCCGCAAGAGTATTTTTGTGCTGCAACACGATGACTTGAAGGTGCTGGCGAGGAGAGGCGGATTCCGGGAGGTCGCTGTGTTTAGCTACAATGCCAAGCCGGCTCAGGATATCTGGCCGTATCCGTCACCCAGGCCCACGTTTGGAATCACTTGGAG ATATCGCCTGCAGACTGTTAAGTCTCTGGCCGGTGTGAGTCTGATGCTGAGGCTCCTGTGGGCCTGTCTGAGATGGGACGACATGGCCGTCAAACCGTCTGCTGCCGTCGGCACCACCCGTACAG AGACATCAGACACTGAAATCACCACCACGGAGATCATCAAGCGCCGGGACGTGGGACCCTATGGCATTCGCTCGGAGTACTGCATTCGCAAAATCATTTGTCCGCTTGGAGTGCCAGAGACCCCGAAAG AAACCCACACGCCTCAGAGGAAGGGGTTGCGCTCCAGTGCCTTGCGACCGAAGAAGCCTGAGCCTGCCAAGCAGACGGGCCCAGTGGTGATAGAGACGTGGGTGGCTGAGGAGGAGCTGGACCTTTGGGAGATCAGAGCCTTCTCAGAAAG ggtggagaaggagaaagCTCAGGCAGCAGAGCAGGCAAAG AAACGTCTGGAGCAGAAACCAGGCTCAGGCACAGCCACGCCAACGGGGACTCCCGTTGCATCTTCCACCACACCCAAAGTCATTGTTGGGACAATTTCAGGCCAAGGCACGCCCAACACCAAGGTGGTACTGTCCACTAAGATGGGCACCCCCGTCACATTCCAGCAGAACAAGAACTTCCAGCAGTCGTTTGCCACTTGGGTCAAGCAGGGTCAAAGCACACAAG GTGCAGGCACCGAGACCACTGTGGCTACGTCGGGTGGGCACACCTTCCAGATTACAGGAACATCAGTGGGTGGAAAAGTAGTGACCGCCAAACTGCCACTGCCCGCCAACAGCAAGATCGTCACAGTCAACATGCCAGCTTCGCAAGGAG gTGTGGTTCAGCAGAAAGTGTTGGGCATCATCCCGTCCAGCACAGCGGGTGGCGCCCAGACCTACACCACATTCCAGCCACGCACCACCACACTCAACATCAGGCCCAACACTCCAGGCTCCCAGCAACAG GTTCTGACAACAGGTAGTACGATACGTCCGGGAATGACAGTGATCCGAACCCCGCTCCAACAGACGGGGCCCCTGGGGAAGACGATACTTCGGACGCCTCTCGTGGTCCAACAAG GTCAGGGTGGACAGCAAGTAGTGACGCAAATCATTCGAGGTCAAGCTGTTTCCACTGCAATATCTGGTGCCAGCCCCGTGGCCACCGTCACTGGCCAGGGGGTGGCCAGCCCCACCACTGCGGGGCAGGCAGCTGGCCAGACCCCACCCGGGACCCCACGGGCACAAGGGCAAGGCCAGGTTAAACTAACACTGGCACAACTCACACAGCTCACACAG AAGCAGCAGGCTGGATCAGGTGCAGAACGACAGGCTGGTGTCGGTGGTACCCAACAGGCTCTGACGGTGATGGTTCAGGGTCAGGGCCAGACCACTGGCCAGCTGCAGATCATACCCCCTGGAGTCACAGTCATCCCAGGACCTGGGCAGCAGCTCATGCAGGCATCATTGCCCAATGGCCAAGTGCAACGCTTCCTCTTCACCCCCTTGGCCTCAGCCGCCACACCCACATCAAGCACAG CCACCACAGTTCCCGGTCAGCCCAACTGCGCCTCCACCAAAACCCCAGCCCAGCCTGCCCAACAGGCAGCGGCACCCGTCCAGGCAGGGGTGCCTTCACTGGCCACCACCAGCAGCCCAACTTCGGCCACCCCACAGGGCCAGCTGCCACCTCAAACACAGGCCCACATGCCCATTCAGTCGCCTACTTCACTGCAAGTGAAAACACAGGGTGGAACAGCTCAGTTGCAGCTGCAACAGACGCCTCAGCTCATCAGCATGAGTGGACTACAGCAGCAGGTACAG gtgCTGGCCCAGCTGCAGACCCAGCAGGGTGCAGGCTCTCTGCCACAGCACATCAAACTGCAGCTTCCAATCCAGATACAACAGACCGGGACCACCtcagctcagggaggacag ATTGGGAACGTGGTGGCCATCCAGGCAGCTTCTGTCCAGGAGCAACTGCAGAGGATCCAGCAGCTCAGagaacagcaacagcagaagaagagacAAGCTGCAGAGGCCAAGAGAGAGCAAGCACTCAATGCAGCCAGCCAGAGCGACATCATCCAGAAACAG GTGGTGATGAAACAAAACGCTGTGATCGAGCACTTGAAGCAGAAGAAGACCATGactcctgcagagagagaggagaatcAGAG GATGATCGTCTGCAACCAGGTTATGAAGTTTATCCTGGACCGGATAGACAAGGATGAGAGGCAGGAGgccaagaggaggaagaaagaggaggtggtggaggcaAAAAGGAGGTTGGCCAACGCCAGCAAGCTCTCCTCGCTCCTGTATCGGCACAAAGAGAGCCTCAAGACAGAGATCCTGAAGAAGCGAGCACTTCTCGACAAGGAGCTGCAGCTAGAGGCCCAG GAGGAGCTAAAGCGGGACCTGCTGCGGATGAGGAGGGAGAAAGAGCGAGCTCAGGCTGCAGCCCAACAGGCGGCGCAGGCTGCAGCCAAGGCTGCACACaaccagcagcaacacacactgGCACACGCACACGGCATCGCCGCTCCACACCACCTCGCCACAGGACCGGTCACCTCCGCACACAAGAGGAaacgggaggaggagagggaggccGCAACGTCGGCGAAgtccaagaagaagaagatgatctCGACGACCAGTACCAAGGACAGCAAGAAGGACACAAAGCTCTACTGCGTCTGCAAGACGCCCTATGATGAGACCAA gTTTTACATTGGCTGTGACCTTTGCACCAACTGGTATCACGGCGACTGCGTAGGCATCACGGAGAAGGAGGCCAAGAAGATGGACGACTACATCTGTGTAGAGTGTAAACGCGGCCAGGAGGGCAGCACAGAGGAGCTGTACTGCATCTGTCAGACGCCATATGACGAGTCCCA GTTCTACATTGGCTGCGATCGGTGTCAAAACTGGTACCACGGTCGCTGTGTGGGAATCCTGCAGAGCGAGGCCAACCACATCGACGAGTACGTGTGCCCACAGTGTCAGTCAACAGAGGACGCCATGACGGTCTTCACTCCGCTCACCGACAAGGACTACGAGGGTCTGAGGAGAATCCTGCGATCGTTACAG GCACATAAAATGGCCTGGCCATTCCTGGAGCCTGTGGATACCAATGACGCCCCGGACTACTACAGGGTCATCAAGGAACCAATGG ACCTTTCCACCATGGAGGAGAGGTTACAGAAGCGCAAGTACGTGAAGCTGACAGAGTTTGTAGCGGACATGACCAAAATCTTTGACAACTGCCGCTATTACAACCCCAGTGACTCGCCCTTCTACCAGTGTGCCGAGGTTCTGGAGAACTTCTTTGTCCAGAAGCTGAAAAGCTTCAAAGCCAGCAG GTCTCATAACAACAAACTACAATCAGCAGTCTCTTAG